In a genomic window of Erigeron canadensis isolate Cc75 chromosome 5, C_canadensis_v1, whole genome shotgun sequence:
- the LOC122601278 gene encoding uncharacterized protein LOC122601278 produces MEGGLGVHSLFHFNVALMATHIWNLLTRKESLWRQPILELEEDFAFRPLVRQFFWSKLGNGRNTSAWFDNWSESSPLYNHLSVCLISNATYNSSDMVAELITFQNWNWSSTWLAILPNASVPALTQDKDDKLCWRNRNGVLLDFSISQAWEVIRPRAVEIAWYHVVWFAHCVSKYSFHLWLLMKCKLKMQDILRPWDVSPTTPLVYALCDGQPDSHTRFL; encoded by the exons ATGGAGGGTGGGTTAGGGGTTCAcagtttgtttcattttaatGTTGCATTGATGGCAACGCATATTTGGAACCTCCTAACTAGGAAAGAATCGTTATGG AGGCAACCCATCTTGGAGTTGGAGGAAGATTTTGCATTTAGGCCATTAGTTCGTCAGTTCTTTTGGTCGAAGCTTGGCAATGGTCGCAACACTTCTGCTTGGTTCGACAATTGGTCTGAATCAAGCCCTTTATATAACCATTTATCTGTCTGTTTGATATCTAATGCAACTTACAACAGTTCTGATATGGTAGCTGAGTTAATTACGTTCCAAAACTGGAATTGGTCGAGTACATGGCTGGCTATACTCCCAAATGCTAGTGTCCCTGCTTTAACTCAAGATAAAGATGACAAGCTGTGCTGGAGAAATAGAAACGGAGTTTTGCTTGATTTTTCTATTTCACAGGCTTGGGAAGTCATTCGTCCACGTGCTGTTGAGATTGCTTGGTACCATGTGGTTTGGTTTGCTCATTGTGTttcgaaatattcgtttcacttATGGCTACTTATGAAGTGTAAACTGAAGATGCAGGATATTTTAAGGCCATGGGATGTGTCACCAACAACACCTTTGGTCTATGCGCTTTGTGATGGACAGCCGGATTCTCACACACGTTTTCTTTAA